A single region of the Halopiger xanaduensis SH-6 genome encodes:
- a CDS encoding DUF5789 family protein, with amino-acid sequence MGDDTTSVKLSRIESVFDDLEYPVTNEEAAREFDDVTLLLADGERNLGALIADSDAERFESMDDLESELNNVLPREAVGEPYQSEGEG; translated from the coding sequence ATGGGTGACGATACCACGTCCGTGAAACTGAGCCGCATCGAATCGGTCTTCGACGACCTCGAGTACCCCGTCACGAACGAGGAGGCGGCCCGCGAGTTCGACGACGTTACGCTCCTGCTCGCCGACGGCGAGCGGAACCTGGGGGCCCTCATCGCGGACAGCGACGCCGAGCGGTTCGAGTCGATGGACGACCTCGAGTCGGAACTGAACAACGTGTTACCGCGCGAAGCGGTGGGCGAGCCGTACCAGTCCGAGGGCGAAGGATAG